From Pseudomonas alcaligenes, a single genomic window includes:
- a CDS encoding magnesium transporter, whose protein sequence is MNRHFYISDNLDELEQLESELEASGISTEQIHVLSEQDAEVEHHHLHDVSSFMKQDVVHSGQIGSLIGIALAALVLLTAWLNGWSDTPAGWVPFIFLAVVMIGFSVWEGSLFGLQQPNNAFRRFTERLHEGKHLFFVDVKPTQEPILNHIVAHHPRLEIAGIGNATPDWAMAVQQRWHQFRRLI, encoded by the coding sequence ATGAACCGGCACTTCTACATCAGTGACAATCTGGACGAGCTGGAACAACTCGAGAGCGAGCTGGAAGCCAGCGGCATCAGCACCGAGCAGATTCACGTGCTGAGTGAGCAGGATGCCGAAGTCGAACACCATCACCTGCATGACGTGTCGTCATTCATGAAGCAGGACGTCGTCCACTCTGGACAGATCGGCAGCCTGATCGGCATCGCCCTGGCCGCCCTGGTACTGCTCACCGCCTGGCTAAACGGCTGGAGCGATACCCCGGCCGGCTGGGTGCCCTTCATCTTCCTGGCAGTGGTGATGATCGGCTTCAGCGTCTGGGAGGGCAGCCTGTTTGGCCTGCAGCAGCCGAACAACGCTTTCCGCCGCTTCACCGAACGCCTGCACGAAGGCAAGCACCTGTTCTTCGTCGACGTGAAGCCGACCCAGGAGCCGATCCTCAACCATATCGTCGCCCACCATCCACGCCTGGAGATCGCCGGTATCGGCAATGCCACGCCGGACTGGGCAATGGCCGTGCAGCAACGCTGGCACCAGTTCCGGCGCCTGATCTAG
- a CDS encoding GGDEF domain-containing protein: MLKRLRNDFQLSIITLMGFFGVLGISPYAVYRLLHGNYLVGCADTIIVLSTLFAVLYAWRTGDTVKPGIYLASIFSVGSTLIAINLGVNGLFWIYPLILFNFFMVSPGKAIAATLLVLLGLVGHALWQPGSVFESDYQMVSFLVTNMMAGVLTFIFAYRTRHQREQLQILAIRDPLTGARNRRAMDEELKIAASSQRRHGRSYSVLAMDLDHFKQINDCYGHPAGDQVLVSFVALIKAGSRKADRLFRVGGEEFLLLLPDTNLSGLEAAAANLQALVRDALRSPGGPVSVSIGGAVLLPGESWPHLLHRADQCLYQAKSAGRNCTIIDPTCDSAQPPAVQASEHGATL, from the coding sequence ATGCTCAAGCGACTGCGGAATGACTTCCAGCTCTCCATCATTACGCTGATGGGGTTCTTTGGCGTGCTGGGTATCTCGCCCTATGCCGTCTATCGCCTGCTGCACGGCAACTACCTGGTCGGCTGCGCTGACACCATCATCGTCCTCTCCACCCTGTTCGCCGTGCTTTATGCCTGGCGTACCGGCGATACCGTCAAGCCGGGGATCTACCTGGCCAGCATCTTCTCCGTCGGCTCGACACTGATCGCCATCAACCTGGGGGTCAACGGGTTGTTCTGGATCTACCCGCTGATTCTCTTCAACTTCTTCATGGTCTCCCCCGGCAAGGCCATCGCCGCCACCCTGCTGGTTCTGCTCGGCCTGGTCGGTCATGCCCTCTGGCAACCGGGCAGCGTGTTCGAGAGCGACTACCAGATGGTGTCCTTCCTGGTGACCAACATGATGGCCGGGGTACTGACCTTCATCTTCGCCTACCGCACCCGTCACCAGCGCGAGCAGTTGCAGATCCTCGCCATCCGCGACCCGCTGACTGGCGCCCGCAACCGCCGGGCGATGGACGAGGAATTGAAGATCGCCGCCTCCAGCCAGCGCCGCCATGGCCGCAGCTACAGCGTGCTGGCCATGGATCTGGATCACTTCAAGCAGATCAACGACTGCTACGGCCATCCGGCTGGCGATCAGGTTCTGGTGAGCTTCGTCGCCCTGATCAAGGCCGGCTCGCGCAAGGCCGACCGCCTGTTCCGCGTCGGCGGCGAAGAGTTCCTTCTGCTCCTGCCCGACACCAACCTGAGCGGCCTGGAGGCAGCCGCCGCCAACCTGCAGGCCCTGGTGCGCGACGCCCTGCGCAGCCCCGGCGGGCCGGTCAGCGTTTCCATCGGCGGCGCCGTGCTGCTCCCCGGCGAGTCCTGGCCGCACCTGCTGCACCGCGCCGACCAGTGTCTCTATCAGGCCAAGAGCGCCGGGCGCAACTGCACCATCATCGATCCCACCTGCGACTCCGCTCAGCCCCCCGCCGTCCAGGCCAGTGAACACGGCGCTACACTCTAG